One genomic window of Microbacterium sp. BH-3-3-3 includes the following:
- the nucS gene encoding endonuclease NucS — protein sequence MRLVIARCSVDYTGRLNAHLPLATRLLVHKGDGSLLVHSDGGSYKPLNWMSPPCSLTLEQPDEADVEDGVIERWRVTHAKTGDALLVRIHEVVHDSSHELGVDPGLIKDGVEADLQRLLAEQVSVVGEGLRLVRREYPTAIGPVDLLLRDDAGGTVAIEVKRRGDIDGVEQLTRYLELLNRDPLLAPVTGIFAAQEIKPQARVLATDRGIRCLTLDYDEMKGVQSGAPRLF from the coding sequence CGACTCAACGCGCATCTCCCCCTTGCCACCCGCCTGCTCGTGCACAAGGGCGACGGCAGCCTGCTTGTGCACTCCGACGGCGGCTCGTACAAGCCGCTCAACTGGATGAGCCCGCCGTGCAGTCTCACGCTCGAACAGCCCGATGAGGCCGACGTCGAAGACGGCGTGATCGAGCGGTGGCGTGTCACCCACGCCAAGACGGGCGACGCGCTGCTGGTGCGCATCCACGAGGTCGTCCACGATTCCTCGCACGAGCTCGGCGTCGACCCCGGCCTCATCAAGGACGGCGTCGAAGCCGACCTGCAACGTCTGCTGGCCGAGCAGGTCTCGGTCGTCGGCGAGGGCCTGCGACTCGTGCGTCGCGAGTACCCCACGGCGATCGGTCCGGTCGACCTGCTGCTGCGCGACGACGCCGGCGGCACCGTCGCGATCGAGGTCAAGCGCCGCGGCGACATCGACGGTGTCGAACAGCTCACGCGCTATCTCGAGCTGCTCAATCGCGACCCCCTGCTCGCTCCGGTCACCGGCATCTTCGCGGCCCAGGAGATCAAGCCCCAGGCCCGCGTGCTCGCCACCGACCGCGGCATCCGCTGCCTCACCCTCGACTACGACGAGATGAAGGGCGTGCAGTCGGGGGCGCCGCGGCTGTTCTGA
- a CDS encoding HAD hydrolase-like protein has product MPVRSPFSCVLWDVDGTLVDASEGILRRLTITLEHFGRTPPTRGELSHWIGPPMFESFQVNVGMTPEQATEAVTFYRGLNRSEGYTVSARLYPGVGEIVHDLHAAGVPQSTASSKPEVQVVALMDHFGLAPDLEAVVGASLDERTLSTKSDIVREALRRLEAQGVDVSRPVLIGDRHHDVEGGRDAEVPVIFVRWGFSWPHESEGAQAAVDDVDQLRALLLVDDAPADRD; this is encoded by the coding sequence ATGCCCGTACGCTCCCCCTTCTCGTGTGTCCTGTGGGACGTCGACGGCACTCTCGTCGACGCGTCCGAGGGGATCCTCCGTCGCCTGACGATCACCCTCGAGCACTTCGGACGCACTCCGCCGACGCGGGGAGAACTGTCGCACTGGATCGGGCCGCCCATGTTCGAGTCCTTCCAGGTGAACGTCGGAATGACGCCCGAGCAGGCCACCGAGGCCGTCACGTTCTATCGCGGTCTCAACCGCAGCGAGGGCTACACCGTCAGCGCACGGCTGTATCCCGGCGTCGGTGAGATCGTGCACGACCTGCACGCCGCCGGTGTGCCGCAGTCGACGGCCAGCTCGAAGCCCGAGGTGCAGGTCGTGGCCCTGATGGACCACTTCGGTCTCGCCCCCGACCTCGAGGCCGTGGTCGGCGCGTCGCTCGACGAACGCACCCTGAGTACGAAGTCCGACATCGTCCGCGAGGCCCTGCGACGACTGGAGGCGCAGGGTGTCGACGTCTCGCGCCCCGTGCTGATCGGCGATCGTCACCACGACGTCGAGGGCGGTCGGGATGCCGAGGTGCCCGTGATCTTCGTGCGCTGGGGGTTCAGCTGGCCGCACGAGTCCGAGGGCGCGCAGGCCGCCGTCGACGACGTCGACCAGTTGCGGGCCCTGCTGCTCGTCGACGACGCCCCCGCCGACCGTGACTGA